A genome region from Oryctolagus cuniculus chromosome 20, mOryCun1.1, whole genome shotgun sequence includes the following:
- the GSKIP gene encoding GSK3B-interacting protein isoform X4 — METDCNPMELSSMSGFEDSSDLNGFEGTDMKDMRLEAEAVVNDVLFAVNNMFVSKSLRCADDVAYINVETKEKNQYCLELTEAGLRVVGYAFDQVDGHLQTPYYETVYSLLDTLSPAYRDAFGNALLQRLEALKRDGQS, encoded by the exons ATGGAGACGGACTGTAATCCCATGGAGCTAAGCAGTATGTCCGGATTTGAAGACAGTTCAGACCTTAATGGTTTTGAAGGCACTGACATGAAAGACATGAGGCTGGAAGCCGAAGCGGTGGTAAATGATGTTCTCTTTGCTGTCAACAACATGTTCGTCTCGAAGAGCCTGCGCTGTGCCGACGACGTGGCCTATATCAACGTGGAAACGAAGGAAAAGAACCAGTACTGCCTGGAGCTCACTGAAGCAGGGCTGAGG GTGGTAGGGTATGCCTTTGACCAAGTGGACGGTCACTTGCAGACTCCCTACTACGAGACAGTCTACTCCTTGCTGGATACGCTCAGCCCCGCCTACCGGGATGCGTTTGGAAATGCACTGCTTCAGAGACTGGAGGCTCTAAAGAGAGACGGACAGTCGTGA
- the GSKIP gene encoding GSK3B-interacting protein isoform X3 has translation MSQAPLMETDCNPMELSSMSGFEDSSDLNGFEGTDMKDMRLEAEAVVNDVLFAVNNMFVSKSLRCADDVAYINVETKEKNQYCLELTEAGLRVVGYAFDQVDGHLQTPYYETVYSLLDTLSPAYRDAFGNALLQRLEALKRDGQS, from the exons ATGAGTCAAGCTCCATT AATGGAGACGGACTGTAATCCCATGGAGCTAAGCAGTATGTCCGGATTTGAAGACAGTTCAGACCTTAATGGTTTTGAAGGCACTGACATGAAAGACATGAGGCTGGAAGCCGAAGCGGTGGTAAATGATGTTCTCTTTGCTGTCAACAACATGTTCGTCTCGAAGAGCCTGCGCTGTGCCGACGACGTGGCCTATATCAACGTGGAAACGAAGGAAAAGAACCAGTACTGCCTGGAGCTCACTGAAGCAGGGCTGAGG GTGGTAGGGTATGCCTTTGACCAAGTGGACGGTCACTTGCAGACTCCCTACTACGAGACAGTCTACTCCTTGCTGGATACGCTCAGCCCCGCCTACCGGGATGCGTTTGGAAATGCACTGCTTCAGAGACTGGAGGCTCTAAAGAGAGACGGACAGTCGTGA
- the GSKIP gene encoding GSK3B-interacting protein isoform X5 translates to MLLQAFSVAVSDQMETDCNPMELSSMSGFEDSSDLNGFEGTDMKDMRLEAEAVVNDVLFAVNNMFVSKSLRCADDVAYINVETKEKNQYCLELTEAGLRVVGYAFDQVDGHLQTPYYETVYSLLDTLSPAYRDAFGNALLQRLEALKRDGQS, encoded by the exons atgctgttgcaggcattcagcgTCGCAGTGAGTgacca AATGGAGACGGACTGTAATCCCATGGAGCTAAGCAGTATGTCCGGATTTGAAGACAGTTCAGACCTTAATGGTTTTGAAGGCACTGACATGAAAGACATGAGGCTGGAAGCCGAAGCGGTGGTAAATGATGTTCTCTTTGCTGTCAACAACATGTTCGTCTCGAAGAGCCTGCGCTGTGCCGACGACGTGGCCTATATCAACGTGGAAACGAAGGAAAAGAACCAGTACTGCCTGGAGCTCACTGAAGCAGGGCTGAGG GTGGTAGGGTATGCCTTTGACCAAGTGGACGGTCACTTGCAGACTCCCTACTACGAGACAGTCTACTCCTTGCTGGATACGCTCAGCCCCGCCTACCGGGATGCGTTTGGAAATGCACTGCTTCAGAGACTGGAGGCTCTAAAGAGAGACGGACAGTCGTGA